A single Calypte anna isolate BGI_N300 chromosome 24, bCalAnn1_v1.p, whole genome shotgun sequence DNA region contains:
- the JAM3 gene encoding junctional adhesion molecule C, producing MALRLPAVLLLLPLLGCRLLAVELTSSNTKPVVQEFQSVELSCIIKSTVTPEPRIEWKKIRNGETSYVFFGNKMQGDFVSRAEILSRTSLVIKNATRMDTATYRCEVAAPADTKIIDEINIQLTVQVKPTIPRCTVPKAVPVGKSASLHCHENEGYPKSTYSWYRNSEPLSPDTKSSRLHNSSYTLNPTTGTLVFHAVHKGDTGRYSCIATNDAGFAKCEEQEMEIYDLNIGGIIGGVLVVLAVLVLITLGICCAYRRGYFANSKENGESYKTPAKPDGVNYIRTDDEGDFRHKSSFVI from the exons gctGCAGACTCTTGGCTGTGGAGCTGACATCCAGCAACACCAAGCCCGTGGTGCAGGAATTCCAGA GTGTTGAGCTGTCCTGTATCATCAAATCCACTGTAACACCAGAACCCAGAATTGAATGGAAGAAGATCAGAAATGGAGAAACCTCTTACGTGTTTTTTGGGAACAAAATGCAGG gAGACTTTGTGAGTCGTGCAGAAATTCTGAGCCGGACATCTCTGGTGATTAAAAATGCCACCAGGATGGACACTGCCACGTATCGTTGTGAAGTGGCAGCACCTGCTGATACCAAAATCATAGATGAGATAAACATCCAGCTGACAGTCCAAG TGAAACCAACGATTCCCAGATGCACTGTGCCTAAAGCTGTACCTGTTGGCAAGTCAGCCTCCCTCCACTGCCACGAGAATGAAGGGTACCCAAAGTCCACCTACAGCTGGTACCGCAACAGCGAACCTTTGTCACCAGACACAAAATCCAGCAGACTCCACAATTCCTCCTACACCTTGAACCCCACCACAGGCACTCTG GTTTTCCATGCTGTGCACAAGGGGGACACGGGCCGGTACTCCTGCATAGCCACAAACGATGCTGGCTTTGCCAAGtgtgaggagcaggagatggaaatCT ATGACCTCAATATCGGTGGGATAATTGGTGGAGTCCTGGTGGTCCTGGCAGTTTTGGTGCTCATCACCCTTGGCATCTGCTGCGCCTACAGAAGAGGTTATTTTGCAAACAGCAAAGAGAATGGGGAAAG ctacAAGACTCCAGCAAAACCTGACGGCGTTAACTACATCCGGACAGATGATGAG GGTGACTTCAGGCACAAGTCTTCATTTGTCATCTAA